AAGGTAGACTTATTGCGAAAGAGCCATACCCCGTAAATGATGGTCTTGATAATGAAGCGCGCAATTACAGATCTCTTTGCCGAAATTTGAGGcctagcaaaagaaaaagacaacggAAGGGGTACAAGTAAACTGCTTACCAAGGATCAGGGATAGTAAAggagagaaatgagaccaaacACATTTAACTCTAGTACAATACAAAAAACAGTGATCAATGGTCTCGCGTCTGCCACAAAAAGCGCACTGAGGGTTAGCGATGTAACCCCAACGAGTTAACGAGTCGCGGACTTTGATACCTCTTAAGATAATTAACCAAAGAATATCTTCCTTGAAATTCTCAGAAAAATTATCGCGGACATGAGACCATAGATTCGTAGGGGAAAAACCTGGACCCAACACAGGCGTCCAGTGCCGCGAGAGGAGAGGCGAGGATGATTCTTTAGATAGCAGCAAATTATAAAACGTTTTAGAATTAAGATTCTCGTCAGTTAGACGAAGAGAACTGAGAACAGAAATACAATCAGAATAAAACTTAGAAGGCATAACAGCATTAGGAATCAAATTTGACATTAAAGACTGCCACTCAGGACGTAAGGTAGAGAGACGGCAGCCAACATAAAATctacacaaataaaaacacgAATCAGATAAATTAACAAGTGTAGAAATCATCCCCGCCACTCTAAGCGCTTGACATTTCTTTCTAAAGTTCAGGAGATTAATTCCTCCATCTTTAACCTTTAGGTAGCAAGTATCACGGGCCACAGTCTCCATTTTGCAGCCCCATAAAAAAGGCCAAACAATTGAATTGACACGCGCGAAAACCCACGCGGGCACAATCAAAACTTTAGCAAGGTAAAGCAGCTTACTTAACCCTagaacattaataattaaggcCTTACCCAAAAGAGATAAGGATCTCGCTCTCCAAAGATTGAGGGCTTTCTCAAGTTTGTTAATCTTTGGCATCCAGTTATCCTGCTCAACAGGAATAGTGCCGAAAAAAACTCctaaaactttcatttttttgacccAGGTAAGGCCTAGACGCTCGTCAGAGCAAAACCGCCAGGCACCCAACCACATCGCTTCAGTTTTAGACTTATTCAGTTTGGCTCCAGTACAATTTTCATACAATTCAATTAAAGAAAGTAAAGTCTCTAAGGACCTCAAATTCTTAAACACGGCAAAAACGTGGTCAGCATAAAGACGAGCACGAGCCTGTAAGCCACCAGCACCGGGTAAGAGAAAGCCCTCAATCTCTGGAGAACGACAAATTAAAGAGGCAAGAACCTCAACACATAAAACATAAAGTAAAGGGGATAAAGGATCATCCTGTCTCACTCCACGTTGCAAACCAATTTTAGAAGATAGGCaatcattaataatgatttgcataaaagaatCCTCATACAGAGTGGAAATCCATCTACAGAAATCAGGTCCGAAACCATAAATTTCCAGTAAATTcaagagaaaagagcgatcgACTCTGTCAAAGGCTTTTTCCTGATCTAAGCTAACAAGAATAGCGCATTCATCAGTCTCTCGAATAAAATCAAAAGCGTGACATTAGAAAAAATACTGCGACCAGGAACAGAACAAGTCTGATCAGggttaacaataaattttaaaactttagcAAGACGTGAAGTGAGTACTTTCGAAATGATCTTATAGTCAACGTTTAGTAAAGAAATGGGGCGCCAATTCTTAAGGTTCTTAATATCACCGCGTTTCTTATAGATAAGTCTGGTGACACTGCCTTTCATGGAGTCACATAAATTTCCATCACGAAAACATTGGTTTGCAATGCGAAGGAGAAGGGGTCCCAAAATTTCCCAaaagtgtaaataaaattcGACCGAAAAACTGTCAGAACCTGGCGATTTGCCAAGATTAAGGGTTCTGACGGCTTCAGATAGTTCTTGGAGCGATAAAAACCCCTCGCATGACTGGCGTTGTGAAAAATCAAGGTGATTTTCAATTCTAGCAAGACAAGTTTGTTTACAAAGGCTGTCAATAGGTtcagatgaaaacaaatttgaataaaactgaacaatttcttgctcaatttcagcatgtgaaaaaacttcaacatcattagaatctaaaacagaaaaaattgaatttcgcTTAATACGCTCACGCTCGGCCTGAAGAAGAAGCGAGAAGGTTTCTCCCCCTCTTCAAGCCATCGCGCTTTAGAGCGGATTGCAACACCAGAAAGTTCCTTTAAAACTAATTctttaagtttgttttcaagatcacGGATGACAggagaaacagaaaaatcacCGGCGACAAGTAAGGCTTTCAACTTAATAATCTCATTTGTCAAGACAATGCGTTCATGCGAGAGGTTTTTACGCTTAGTtttagaaaaggaaataatttccgctttgagagaatttttaaaaaagtcccAACAAAGCTTGATCGAAGGAAAGTGTTCCATGCCTTCAATTAAAGCATTCATGCGATCCGAAATATATTCAGAGAAGTTAGTATCCTGGAGTAAAGAATTGTTGAACTTCCAAAGACCAGGTCCACGGGGACGCAGGTCATCAAGGCGTATAGTAAGATACACAATGTCATGatcagagaaacaaaaaggcttAATTACACAAttagaaacaaaggaaaaaagactcTGAGAAAgagaaatagaaaataaaataatagaaaaatctgaattgaaCCAGGTACACTGTTTGGAGCGAGGATTTAAACGATGCCAAGCATctattaaattaaaagttgaTCGAAAATGAGCAAGATATTTAGCACAAGAAAAGTTACCGCCAGTTTTATCAGATTGATAttcatagcaattaaaatCTCCAGTGACAACAATAGCATCGGAAGGCAAAAAGTACTCATGTAAATTGTCAAAGAACACCTTCCGCTCGGTCAAGTTAGTGGGTGCATAAAtgttaacaatattaatactataatcattgattttaatgACAACGCTAACAACTCTCCCAGAAGTATCGCGTTTCCATTGAACAACTTCGTAATCAAATGAGTCAGAAAGACAAGTCAAAACACCGCCCTGTTTACCAAAGGCGGGCGACCAGAAAGATGATCCTCGCCATTTTTCGGCGAAAGAACGAAAAACAGAGAGATCAGAAATTTTAGTctcttgaaaacagaaaatatcaCCTTCAAAAAGCAAATTGTGGAATAAAAAATCACGAAAAGACTGTGTAAAGCCTCTTGTGtttaaagaaatgattttaaaatccaTCGGGAGAGTTGTTAGCGTTTTTTCTTACGGGTAACAGTAATATACTCACTATCAGACGCTTCAGCAGATCTTTTGGGATTATACAAATCTTGATCGATATCAACATCCGTAGATTGAGCAGATGAATTCAGCAAATTAACATCAGAGATAACACCATGATACATTTCATCATCAGAAGCCGTCATCGGATTTATAGCAGGTGGAGGTACAGGAACGTTTTCCATATTAGCATCATCAGAGTCATCACCATGAAGGGTTTCAGCAATTGATGAAGGTGAAGATGCACTAACAGACGCAGGAGAAGAGGAAGACTGAGAAGAGGACGAAGATTGCGAAGACGAATTCTGTGGGGAAATAGGCTCTTGAGTAGGTTGTAGATCAGGCTCAGCAGGTTGTGAGGTAGGAGGTGCTTCCGGACGCTTTTCAGGTACACGAGGAGAAATCCAAATTCTTAGCTAGATGAGAGGAATCCTTACAAATACTGCAAAGAATCTCCACAGTACAATCAGGAGCTTCATGGCCAACACGCTCgcagttgaaacaaaatttcgtCTGACATTCTTTAGCCTGATGGCCAGGTTGATTGCATCTTCTGCAAGTTCGCTGTTGACCTTGGTGCGAAGTGCGCACAAGGCGTCGTCCAAATCTAATAAAGGAAGGAATGGGATTGTCAATATGCATTTTAACATAGCGAATTCCGGTTTCAACATGAGTACAATGTGGAAATCGGCCTCTAGTAATCCTCAGAACTTCACCATAAGGTTGTAAACGAAGTTTTAAAGCTTTATCTGGCAATTCAAAGGGCGCATCATGGATATACACCGTATAAACTTCTCTTTCAGGACGAGAGACAAAGgaggacttttgagaaaaagtAACACGTTCTTGCAGATCTTTGAAGGTGATCACGTAACCTCCCTGCGACACATATTGCATACAGCGAAGCGACGAAGGTGAAATACCAATCCTGTTGAGATCCTCAAACAAAGAGCGCATATTCAACGCTTTAGGtgccatcttgaaaaaaatagaacacGGTCTTTAGGGCAATTCATTATCAGCATACGTGCGTCTCATAACGTTTTCATCATTGGATGCAACAGTAGGCAAAGGAACATCTTGTGGAACTGAGCCAGTAACTTCAGAATAGGAACGATCAGGAACATGAACGTTGTCCATTTGGACAAAACCTCCAAGGAGGCGAAGAGCGAAACAACTTCTGAGAATAAACCAACAGCGCTTCGCCCTGGGATATCCCACAAATCACAGTACTaattcggccttctgggcctcatcagtgcagtgctgatgctaagatgaaggtgaagctttaaaagccacctcgagcttcccacaaatgtggtaactcagtcctgccatagtgctcaaactagagtactctagtgagcatgcgcaattgcaaagtagcaaggacaCATCCTAGATGTACGTATATatagttagatatagctctttggtgtaaaaaccaaattgagcactctatctgggatgagtccttgctattttgcaattgcgcatgctcactagagtctctagtttgagcactctggcaggactgagttaccacatttgtgggaagcttgaggtggcttttaaagcttcaccttcatctcagcatcagcactgcactgatgaggcccagaaggccgaaacagtactgtctgcagttagataaagctctttggtgtaaaaaccaaattgagcactctatctgggatgagtccttgctattttgcaattgcgcatgctcactagagtctctagtttgagcactctggcaggactgagttaccacatttgtgggaagctcgaggtggctttaaaagcttcaccttcatctcagcatcagcactgcactgatgaggcccagaaggccgaaacagtactgtctgcagttagatatagctctttggtgtaaaaaccaaattgagcactctatctgggatgagtccttgctattttgcaattgcgcatgctcactagagtactctagtttgagcactctggcagcactgagttaccacatttgtgggaagctcgaggtggcttttaaagcttcaccttcatctcagcatcagcactgcactgatgaggcccagaaagCCGAGAAGAGCCTACAGTTGACTCGTTTACTTGTGGAGTGCCTACCAGAAGACTTTCTTCGTCAAGCCTTTGTGGATTTGGGTGAGATTGTATTGTTATCtttctgtctttctttttgctgcCCTTCTGGTTtactcttttacttttttggtgGTGTTCTGCTCTCTCCCCTTTTGGGGTTGAGCCTCCAGCTCTGCCTTGTGGTTTAGCTTGGgggttcttgactttttctgtGAAACCATGCCTTGGGATTTGCCTCGTACAATTGTTCTTGATGTTTCGAAATTTCCTGTTGCTGTTTCTCATGTTGAGATGTCGTCCGCTATCGTTAATCGTTTTACCGCCTACAAGGTTAATGCTGTTCAGTTTGTTGGTAATTTGGCTAGAGTTACTTTTTCGTCTGCTTCTGATCGTGATGCCGTTATGCGCTTGGAGTCTGTTCGTGTTGGGGATGTTGATTGTGTCATGCGCGGGGGTGGCCCTCGCCCGCAGAAAGTTTTTGTGTACGGTTACCCTGTAGAGGGCAATTCAAACTTATTGACTGATGCTTTGAGTCGCTATGGTGAAGTTCATGGTGTAAGATTTCGCCACTGGCTTCACATGTCTGAGGTGGCTGATGGAGTTAGAGTGGTATCCATGGTGCGTAACCAGGCTATACCACGTAATTTAGAAGTCGATGGATATCATTGTAAAGTTTCATATTATGGCCAGGCTAAAGAATGTGACATTTGTGAAAAGACGGGGCATATTGCTAAGGACTGTCCCTTCAGGGGAAAATGTCTGAGATGTGGTCAGGCTGGTCACCTTTACCGTGATTGCCGCAATGAACCTATTGCAGCAGCTACCCCTGGTCCACGTGAGCTGCCGGTTGATCCTGAAGACAACCGGTCTGGCGAGGCTATGGAGTCTGATTCTTTAGTGAATCGCACAGTTCCCCCCGTTGATTTTGTCCCTGCAAGTATTGTCTCCTCGGATGGATTTATACCCATTCGCCGCAGGGCCAAGCGCAAACGTGCTAGGATTTTTGAAAGCAGTGATATTGGCAATGTTGATAATTGTTtggttaatgataataatggcgATACTGCCAGTAGTGAAAACGGCGAGGCCGTTGATATTGTTATTGATGATGTTAACAGTGATAGTCAAGCAAGTAACAGCAGTGTTGCAAATCACAGCACTGCCAGTATGAACGATAAtagtaccaataataatattagttgtGACATTTCCCATACTAGTAATATTAATAGCAGTAAGGATgacaataatagtagtaatagtaatagtagtgATGCTATTAATAACTGtagtgataatagtaataatgatactaGTTGTGCTGCAAGTTCCAGTGGTGTTGATAATGATATTAGTAGTGGTGATATTATTAGTAACTGTGTTGTGAGTGACAACACTACCGATATTActgataatggtaatgatattGGCAATTCCAATAGTagtaatgttaataattgcaagaatgataaaaatattgtagttAATAATGCTTCCAGTAGTCatggtaataatagtaatatcatTAGTAATATTGACTGTAGTACAATTCTTGTTGATAATGTTCCATCTAACGCTAATGATAAAAGTGATAAAgtcaatgacaatgacaataatggTTCCATAACCTGGGAAGATGTTATGGCTATGGAAGACGCTGCTCGGGAATTGGAAGAGGTCCCGGTGCCCGCGTCCCCTCCAGTAATTGACCCAAGCATGGCTCGTACGGCCCGTCGTTCTGATCGGCTTCAACAATCATATATACCACGCCGTCTGACTAGAGCCTCTGCGAAATCTAAAACTTAATAATGGCTTTGTCTATTGTCACACTTAATGCTAATGGACTGCGTGATCAGTCCAAGCGCGCAGGTCTAGTGCAATGGTTTAGATCTCTAACTGTGGTCCCTGATATTGTCTGTTTACAAGAATGTCATTGTTCTTCTGACTTGGAATGTCAGACTTGGTTTCGGGCCTCTGGTTATCTGTGTGCCCTAGCTGCTGGTTCAACGCATGCCCGTggctgtattattttatttcagccAACTCTGTCTCTTGTACAGTCTTGGTCTGAACCTGATGGAAGATTTTTGATGTGtgaatttcgtttttgtaaCCAAGTTTTTCGTGTTTGCTGTGTTTATGCTCCTAATAGTAACCCACAACGTAATCAGTTCCTTGACGATGTTTCTGTCAGGATTGATCCGTCTGTCCCTACTGTGCTTGCTGGTGATTTCAACACCGTTTTCGACTGGTCTCTTGACCGTCGTGGATCGGATCCCTTTGATGTATCTCGTGAATCATCTTGTGCTCTGAACCGTCTCCTTAACGCCTGCTCTTCAATCGACATCTGGAGATATCTCCATCCTACGTCCTCCAGTTATACTTGGACGAGGAGTAATGGTTCGCTTTCTTCCCGTATTGACTTCATCTTAGTACCTCATGTGTGGGTCCCGTCTGTGTCCTCTTGTGATATTGTTGCTTGCCCTTTCTCGGATCATTGCGCTGTTGTTATGTCTGTTCGTGTTCCTGaagttccttctcatggtccTGGAGTTTGGAAGCTCAACTTATCTGTTTTAAATGACCCTGAGTATATCTCTCTTATTACCAATTTCTGGTCTGATTGGCGTGCTGCGCAGCCCCATTTTCCCACTCTGGCTAAGTGGTGGGACAAGGGGAAAAGTATCATTAAGGGACTCACTATTAGATATTGCTGTGTTCGTTCTTCTCAGCGGTCACAACACCGTAGCCTCTTGTCTAGGCTGGCAGACCACCTAAAATGTCGCGTCGATGCTGGTGTTATATCTTGTTTGGGGCCCTACCGCTCCACTCTTGCGGAGATTGCCCGAATGGACATTGAGGTTGCCCGTGGGGCTCAGGTTCGTGCTCGCGCTCGTTGGGTGGAAGAAGGTGAAACATCTTCAGCATTCTTTCTTCGTCTCGAGAAAAAGCGAGCTGCTGACCGGTCTGTTGCAGCCTTGCGTACGAACGACGGATCCATTGTATCCCATAATGATGACCTGTGTCGTGTTTTTTCGTCCTTTTATGAGTCCTTGTTTACCGCTGAAGCTACCGATCCTGCTATAGCCAACTCTTTGTTGAGCAATGTCTCCTCCACTCTGCCTTCAACTCAGGCCGACCTTTGCGATGGGCCTTTGAGTTTTGATGAATGTTTTGCAGCATTAAATGGTATGGCCAGAGGCAAGTCGCCTGGGTCGGACGGCCTGCCTATGGAATTTTATGTAAAGTTTTGGCCCATCTTGGGGACTGACTTGGTTAATGTGCTTAATTCGTGTTATTTGTCTGGTGTCATGTCTCTCACCCAAAGAAGAGGTCTAATCTCTTTGATCTTTAAAAAGGGAGACCGTCTTGATCCCCGTAACTGGCGTCCCATTACCCTGTTAAACGTAGACTACAAATTAGCTGCCAGGGTCGTCGCTGGTCGTTTACTGAAAGTCATTCATTTGGTTGTCGCGAAAGACCAAACCTGCGGTGTTCCAGGGCGATTCATAGGGGAAAATGTGTCCATTATCTgtgatgttgtttcttttgcttctcgGACAGGTGTCCCTTTAGCCATTTTGTCCTTGGATCAAGAGAAAGCTTTTGATCGTGTGGACTGGGGCTTCATGCGTGCAACCCTCGGTAGGATGGGATTCAAGTATTCCTTTCTACGGTGGGTTGGTCTTTTCTATACCCAAGTTCAGAGTGCCGTTATTGTTAATGGAGATATCtcccctttcttttctctgtcaaGAGGTGTGAGGCAGGGATGTCCCCTCTCTCCACTTTTGTATGTACTTGTTGCAGAAACACTTGCTGTGAATATTCGGTGTAATCCTCGCATCCCTGGCTTGTGCCTTCCTGGCGTACCCTTGGTGGTATCTCCGGTACATCAGTATGCGGATGATACTACACTCATTTTATCAACGGATGACTCAATCAAGGCTGTCTTCGATATTTATTCCTTGTTTGAGAAAGCTTCGGGCTCTCGACTTAATCAGTCCAAGTCTAAAGGTCTGTGGCTGGGTAGCTGGGTTGGCCGTGTGGATCCCCCTGTGGCTCTGGACTGGTCTCCGTCTAAACTTAAGATTCTTGGGATTTATGTGGGCTTGGGCAACCTCGAGGAGGACAACTGGGGTCCTCGAATTTGTGCTGTTGAAAAAACTCTGCTTTCTTGGCGTCAGCGTAATCTTTCGTTCCGGGGCAAGGCTCTGGTCATTAACGCCCTTGCCTTGTCACGGATTTGGTATGTTGCATCCCTTGTTCACATGCCTCCGTGGGTTTTGAGGATGCTTAActctttgatttttgactttttctggaAAACCAAATGCGAGCTGGTGACGCGTGCTGTAGTTGTTCAACCACCTTCTCTTGGTGGGTTCTCTGTCGTTaatgtgaaattaaaagtgtcATCACTGCTTAGCCAATGGGTTAGGCGTTTTGCTGCGAACCCTTCAGGTTGGACTCTTCTAATGACTTACTGGTTCTTGTCCTGTTTCGGTACTTCTCCTTCTGTGGTCCTTGCACGACCACATAGCTTTAACCATAGTATTCTTCCTGCGTTCTACTCTTCACTTTTGCTAGCCTGGCGCTCCCTTGATGGTTCCTTTGATAATAGGCTTTCTTCGCTAGTTTTCGCGTCCAGAGATCCTCATGCCCGCAGAGTCGTGGCGGATTTATCTTCAAAAATAGGAtatcttttcttgcttgatgAAAATTACGCTGTTCCTCAttgtgttgaaaaatttaggccTACCTTTGGCGCACTTTATTGGCCGTCCACTTGGCGTCAACttcattttgctaattttgacCGTTCAGTTTTGGACTTCTCTTGGAAGGTCGCTCATGGTGTTGTTTTGACTGCCCAGCGTCTTATATCCTTTGGCTTGCATGTGTCTCAGCACTGTTTTTGTGGTCCCGTTCTTGAGTCGCTAAGTCACCTCCTGTTTGCTTGCCCTCTTGCGCAGAGTGTACTGTCTTGGCTCCAGTCATTAATGTTTCGTTACTCTCCCATGTCCCCTGTTCTGTTGCTTCGCCATGTCCTTTTCGGGTTTAATCTTGAAGAACTTCGTCTTCTGCCtcgtgtttttgtgtacattttgaatgtgtgtaaattttgcatttggctTGCCAGAAATGACTTTCGCTTTCGTTCTCTCCAGCCCGGCGCCATACCAGTTATTGAGAGCGTTAAGGCGCGAGTTAAATTCCATTTAACCgtctttttcaaacatcaaaGGACTGCGCGCGGTCGTCGTTTCTTCACTCGTCGCTGGGGGGCCATTGGTGTCATTGCATCCTTTGCTGGTGGTAATCTAACTTTTGCCTTATAACTccccttttttttgcatttttattctgTCTGTTTACCCACTAGTCCTTGTTTTGTGTACTTTTGTACCACTTATGTCATCGTTTTCATGCTTGTAGGGGTGGGGTTCGATTCCCTGGCGAGTTTGGCGTGCTGGTGCACCCCCTCTTAAGGCGTTTTGTCGTCATGTCTGGCGGGCATTGCACCTTCCCCACCGGGGGCCCGGCCATtcgccttaaaaacaaaaaaaaactgatgaggcccagaaggctgAAACAGTAAGCGCTCTAGTGACGTTTCGttgcttttgatttttcagATAGTGATGCCGACACAAGACGACTTCCCAAAGAGTGTGGTGCTACATTTTCCACCTAGTGTTTACCAGAAGTTTGGTGCCGCTGAGATGATCCCAAATTTGTTGGAGATCCTTCACTTTGAAGACCTACGCTGTGTACAGTTCCGGCGCAATGGAAAAGTTCGTGTATCTTTCCGTGAGAAAGACGTCCGTGACCACTACTTGGTAGAAGGCCTGCGCTTTGGGGACCGTGACATCCCAGTGACTAAAGATGGCCAGAAAGTGACGGCGTTGTACATCAGAGATCTTCCCTATGAAGTTCCAAGTGTCGATCTCGTTGACTTCTTCTCGAATTACGGAGAAGTTCTTACCGTGGAACGTTCTGTGGCTGTGAATTTTCCTGGTCTCTGCAACGGCAACAGAATTCTCAAGTTAATCCTCAACGAAGATCTACCATATTTCTTGTCAGTGTGCGGCTACCAGTGTCGTGTGGGGTATCGTGGACAACCCCTTCAGTGTCTTGTGTGCCATGAACGTGGTCATCGGGCCCAGTCCTGCCCACTCTCTGGCCGATGCCGCTATTGTCATCAAGTTGGCCATATGGCCAGAGATTGTGTGCGGGCCTGGGACCCACCTCCTTCTGTTCCTGTTGACGCTGATGTTGATGTTGCGAGTGTGTCTGATTCCGCTACTGTTATCGAAGATGATTGTGATCCTGAGCCTCCTGTGAAACGTGTTCCAGATAAATTACCTGTCGCTGTCCCTGTGGAATTTGTTCCGGATAAGCCGCCAGTTGATGTGTCAATGACCAATACTACCAAGACTCGTGTCCCAGATAAATTACCTACTGCCGACCCTGTTCCTGTTGAAGTTTTAAATAAGCCACCAGCTGATGTGCCAGTGACCAATACTACCAAGACTCGTGTTTCAGATGACTTACCTACTGCCGACCCTGTCCGTGGACAACTCTTTGATACTAATTGTCTCATTATAAACAACGCGCTTATAAGTAAGAAATTACAATTTATTACGTCACACAATTAACCAATTAAGACACTTTTGTAAAGGAATACGACGACTTTAGACCCCTGATAAAGGCGTAAGCCGAAACCCGTCGGGTCTCAAATAAAGCGTTTAAAGGAAAGCTGATTCTCCATTGTGCAAAGTATAGTTAtatatagttatatatatatatatatatatatatatatatagttatatacatatctatatatatatatatatatacatatctatatatatatatatatatatatatatatatatatataactgcagacagtactgtttcggccttctgggcctcatcagcacagtgatgaaggtgaagcttttaaagccacctcgagcttcccacaaatgtggtaactcatatatatagatatacatgtaactgcagacagttttttttattttattttaaaaggtTTATTAAACCAACCACtacaaaatatttacaaaattctGACATGGTAAACTACAAAGCAGCATATATCAAAAAGTACTAGGATCATATGAGATATTTACACAATCaattaaagaagaaaacaaggttATTGTGAGCGCGAAAATCACAAAGAGCGGGATGAGTCCAGATTTATCTAAATTTATCAGGTGAAAATCTATGCCGGTCActttcaatcctatttctAATGTCTCTTGAAACATAC
This sequence is a window from Acropora palmata chromosome 6, jaAcrPala1.3, whole genome shotgun sequence. Protein-coding genes within it:
- the LOC141884963 gene encoding uncharacterized protein LOC141884963 produces the protein MPPWVLRMLNSLIFDFFWKTKCELVTRAVVVQPPSLGGFSVVNVKLKVSSLLSQWVRRFAANPSGWTLLMTYWFLSCFGTSPSVVLARPHSFNHSILPAFYSSLLLAWRSLDGSFDNRLSSLVFASRDPHARRVVADLSSKIGYLFLLDENYAVPHCVEKFRPTFGALYWPSTWRQLHFANFDRSVLDFSWKVAHGVVLTAQRLISFGLHVSQHCFCGPVLESLSHLLFACPLAQSVLSWLQSLMFRYSPMSPVLLLRHVLFGFNLEELRLLPRVFVYILNVCKFCIWLARNDFRFRSLQPGAIPVIESVKARVKFHLTVFFKHQRTARGRRFFTRRWGAIGVIASFAGGNLTFAL